From a region of the Chitinophaga caseinilytica genome:
- a CDS encoding TlpA disulfide reductase family protein, giving the protein MKREFLTEQLSGDSGFVNMPDCEHHTIRRFHLKKDQDVFERYAQGKIEPSRFLQFIQQYQIDTNLLSRSPQPANSFHAFVGLDSRGRKIVIVDVNQDRNFGNDSTWLFDTSYFGKPDKDCPPLPEIALPGPNGPAKIKLNPYQAYFGKDGYSTPEDRLLELVISVDAYWIASLEAGGKKQKIFAWDQGINLLQDPRSKNIVLKLEEDSTSKYVYRKGEKIKTGNAVLAWTDTSASVLRQYPVIAFRQVSSTQHFEADKGSYVPDFETKDLITGKTVSISGFKGKYVILDFWGTWCNPCVAMIPEMRTEHEQLKGKPVVFISVALDRTADEKKLRRLIDTEKMDWVQLWQKWENKSEDDSLTKLFKVIVFPTSILISPSGEILHRGTAADGFQKTVEILKTRLKG; this is encoded by the coding sequence ATGAAACGGGAATTCCTCACCGAGCAACTCTCCGGCGATAGCGGCTTCGTTAATATGCCGGATTGCGAACATCATACTATCCGGCGTTTCCATCTAAAAAAAGACCAGGACGTTTTCGAAAGATACGCACAGGGAAAAATCGAGCCTTCCCGCTTCCTGCAATTCATCCAGCAATACCAAATCGATACGAACCTCCTTTCCCGATCGCCCCAACCCGCCAATAGTTTCCATGCTTTCGTAGGATTGGACAGCCGGGGACGGAAGATAGTGATAGTAGATGTCAACCAGGACCGCAATTTCGGCAACGACAGCACCTGGCTTTTCGACACGAGCTATTTCGGGAAACCAGATAAAGATTGTCCGCCCCTCCCCGAAATTGCGCTTCCCGGCCCGAACGGCCCCGCCAAGATCAAGCTCAATCCTTACCAGGCGTATTTCGGAAAAGACGGATATAGCACGCCCGAAGACAGGCTGCTCGAACTGGTAATTTCAGTTGACGCTTATTGGATCGCCAGCCTGGAAGCCGGCGGGAAGAAACAGAAAATCTTTGCGTGGGACCAGGGTATCAACTTGCTGCAAGATCCCCGATCAAAAAATATCGTACTGAAGCTGGAAGAAGATAGTACCAGCAAGTATGTTTACCGTAAAGGTGAAAAAATCAAAACAGGAAATGCAGTGCTTGCCTGGACCGACACTTCGGCGTCCGTACTCCGGCAATACCCGGTAATCGCCTTCCGGCAAGTAAGCAGTACGCAACATTTCGAAGCGGATAAAGGAAGCTATGTGCCGGATTTTGAAACGAAAGATCTCATTACCGGCAAAACCGTTTCGATCTCCGGCTTCAAGGGGAAATACGTAATCCTCGACTTTTGGGGCACATGGTGCAACCCATGCGTGGCCATGATCCCGGAAATGCGCACCGAACACGAGCAGCTGAAAGGCAAACCCGTGGTATTTATCAGCGTGGCACTGGACCGTACCGCCGACGAAAAAAAATTGCGCCGGTTGATCGATACAGAAAAAATGGACTGGGTCCAACTATGGCAGAAATGGGAAAATAAATCGGAAGATGACAGCCTCACGAAACTGTTTAAAGTAATCGTTTTCCCCACATCCATTCTTATTAGTCCATCAGGTGAAATCCTCCACAGGGGAACTGCCGCAGACGGTTTCCAGAAAACGGTCGAAATCTTAAAAACCAGGCTGAAAGGTTAA